ATATAAAATGGTAGCAAAATCTAATTGTTCCCGAATTTGAATTCTTATATTTTGATGTGATGGGTTTAGTCGTAAACTAATTAAAATCTGTTTATATAGATGCGCTTTTAAATTAGATAACTGCTCTTTTTTTACAATACCTTTTTTAAGAATCGCCGCTTCATCATAAACCGAAAGTTTTTCTAAAATATTAAAAAGTGTCAAAAATTTTGAATCTTCATTGACCCCCAAACGTCCTACATAAAGTTTAAATTGTCGCTTTTCGGACTTAGAAAGTGACTTTACTAATACAAACAAATTATCTTTTTGCTCTTTTGTCATAGTTATAAAAACCTTGTTATATAATTGATTTTCAGATATTTAATTAAGTTATAATCAGGTTAAACATCGTAAAAAAAGTGAGTTGAGTTATCATTTAATGAAACCAAAATATACATTCGTAATACAATAAGAAAATTTATTTTATTAAATGTCTAATACTAACGTCCAAATTTTTGACACAACGCTTCGCGATGGCGAGCAAGTCCCAGGCTGCAAATTAAATACCGAACAAAAATTAATCATTGCTGAACAGCTCGATTTATTAGGTGTCGATATTATTGAAGCGGGTTTCCCTGTATCAAGTCCTGGCGATTTTAAATCGGTTGAAGCCATTTCTAAAATTGTTAAGAATGCAACAGTTTGTGGTTTAACCCGCTCTGTTGAAAACGATATAAAAGTGGCTGCTGAAGCTTTAAAATATGCTAAAACGCCTCGAATTCACACAGGAATTGGAACTTCTGATTCTCATATAAAATTTAAATTCAACTCTACTCGAGAGGATATTCTTGAACGTGCTTTTAAAGCCGTAAGGTACGCAAAATCTTTTGTAGAAGATGTAGAATTTTATGCCGAAGATGCAGGAAGAACAGATAATGAATATTTAGCGCGTGTTTGCGAAACTGCTATAAAAGCAGGTGCTACCGTTTTAAACATTCCCGACACTACAGGTTACTGTTTGCCAAGTGAATATGGTGCTAAAATTAAATATCTAAAAGAAAATGTAAAAGGTATTGAAAAAGCTATTTTATCATGCCATTGCCATAATGATTTAGGATTAGCAACCGCAAACTCTGTAGAAGCTGTTATTAATGGTGCGCGCCAAATTGAATGTACTATTAATGGTATTGGTGAACGTGCGGGAAATACAGCTTTAGAAGAAGTTGTGATGATTTTAAAACAACATCCTTATTTAAATTTAGATACAAATATTAAAACCGAAATGCTTTACGGTCTTAGCCAATTAGTATCAGATAGTATGGGTATTTATACGCAACCAAATAAGGCTATTGTAGGAGCAAATGCCTTTGCACATAGTTCTGGAATTCACCAAGATGGGGTGATTAAAAATCGTGAAACTTACGAAATCATGGATCCTAAAGATGTTGGTGTAACCGAATCTGCTATTGTATTAACAGCTAGAAGTGGTCGCGCAGCATTAGCATATAGAGCAAAAAATATTGGGTACGAATTAACAAAACTTCAGTTAGATGAAATCTATGTAAATTTCTTAGATTTTGCTGACAATAAGAAAGAGGTTAATGATGATGATATCCATACTATCGTAGAAAAGAGCAGATTGTACAAAGAAATTATTTCAGTTTAAAACACTATAATGAAATTAAATATAGCCGTTTTACCAGGCGATGGTATTGGTCCTGAAGTTATAGCTCAAGCTGAAAAAGTCTTGAAAGCTATTGCCATGGAGTTTAACCATGTATTTACATTTCAGCATGCTTTGGTTGGCGCAAGTGCTATTGAAAAAACCGGCAATCCATTACCTGAAGAAACCATCGACATTTGTGAAAAAGCGGATGCTATATTATTTGGTGCCATTGGAAATGCTGCTTTCGATTTAGACCCTTACGCTAAAATAAGACCTGAACAGGGACTTTTAAGGTTACGAAAATCTTTAGGATTATATACCAATATAAGACCTGTAATTGCTTACGAAGATTTACTAAACAAATCGTCTTTAAAGAAAAAACAAATAAGTAACACTAACATTCTCATTTACCGGGAACTTACTGGTGGTATTTATTTTGGTGAAAAAAAATTAAGTGACGATGGTAATACCGCATCTGATATTTGCGAATATACCCGTTTCGAAATTGAGCGTATTGCCCATTTAGCTTTTAAAGCAGCACAATCCAGAAAACGCAAATTAACATTGGTTGACAAAGCCAATGCTTTAGAAAGTTCTCGATTATGGCGTAGAGTGGTACAAGAAATGGCACCACAATACCCAAATGTACAATTAAATTTCATGTACATCGATAATGCCGCCATGGAACTTATTTTAAACCCAAAACAGTTTGATGTTATTTTAACGGAAAACATGTTTGGAGATATCCTATCGGAAGAAGCCAGTGTTATTGTAGGATCTATTGGATTATTAGCTTCCGCATCCTTAGGTGAAAAACACGCTATGTTCGAGCCTATTCACGGTGCGTACTCAAAAGCAGCTAATAAAGGAGTTGCAAATCCTATAGCATCTATTTTGGCAGCAGCTATGTTGTTAGACCATTTTGGATTAGACGATGAAGCGGCTTTAATTAGAGAAGGTGTAGATAAATCGTTAAAACTACATATTACTACACCCGATTTAAACACGAAGTACGACAACATTACCACCACAAAAGTTGGCGATTTTATCGAAGATTTTATAAACAATCCAGATGAAACCAATTTAAACTTTACCAACATACATTTAGGGCAGTCCACAATCATTTGATTATTTGAGTTAGTCACCAAAATTAAAATTTTTGGAAAAGTCCTTAAAAGCGCATTGTTTACAATGCGCTTTTTTAATTAACGCTTAGCGAGTCTTGCCGCTATAAAACTAATTATCAATATTTGTGTTGCGTGAAATAACATCAAGGGTAATAAAACAATCCCAATAGCCGCCGTATTTCCAAACAAAATCTTAGAAAAAACGGTGCCGTGTACCAACGATTTTTTAGTACCACAAAACTGGGCTGTAATTTGGTCTTCCTTGTTAAAACTCAATTTTTCAGCAATAAACTTGGTGATAAAAAAAGCTAAGAAAAACAAAATCAATACTGCAACAAACATGAAAAACAAATCGAAGACAGATACCTCACTAAAAATATTTTCATAAAATGATTGCGCAAAACTTTTATAGATGATAAGTAAAATAACAGACTTATCGAATAAAGTAAGCTTACTACTGTACTTGTTTGCAAATGCATTTAAAAACCGTTGCAACAATAAACCAATAACAACAGGCAAAATAATTTGTACTATAAGCTTTGTGTAAATTTCGGTGAAGTCGAAATTAGTTTGAGAACTTTCAATAAACAAGCCCATCCAAAGTGGGGTAATCGCAATACCAATAATACCTGAAATACTGGCATTAAAAATAGCTGCAGGCACGTTACCTTTCCCTATAGACACCATAACCACAGAAGAGGATACTGTTGATGGCAAGGTTGCAAGAAAAAAGAAAGCCAACCAAATCACTTCCTGTTCCTGTGTTTGCAACAATGGATAAAATGCTAAAACAATAAGCGGGAAAATAATAAACGTTGAAGCCTGTACTAGCAGGTGAAGCTTCCAATTCCTGAGGCCAGATTTTAATTTATCAGGACTTAACTTCAGACCGTAAAAAAAGAAAATTAAAGAAATCCCTACCGTACTTATAGTATCGATGGGAACATGGCTCTGTGCTGTTCCCCATTCAGGAAAAACATACGCAACACCTATTACCGCTATAATGGACAAGACAAACTTATCGATTTTAATTTTCATACCCGTTTAACATTTATAATAGGTTAAGACACCTTGAAAGCAAGACCAAAAGTAATTTATTTTTTGAAAAGCAGCTAACAAGCAATAACTAAAGCGAGGTGTCTTGAAGAATATTATTTGCTAACAAAAGCTTCAAAAGCATCGTTATAATAAATAGTAATTTCTGTACCCTTTACAATATCTGTTTTAGCTACAAATGTTTGAATGAGATTCACAAAATCACGCTCGTCAACTTGGGCTGTTGGTTCTGAGCTATGGTTAAAAAAACTCCCCACATCACTCATGCAAATAGCATCATATTCTTCTATCCAAGGAAATTGAAGTGTTGCTAAAACTTCAGGCAAATTTTCATTTACATGAATAAGTGCCATGTCACATTTGGCTAATAATTCACCTTTAGTAATGTTTCGTGATGCAAAAACACCTTTTCCGTGTAATGGCGATTGTTTTACTTCAACTAAATTATTCATTGTTGTGTTTGTTTTTATGTATTATTGAATAAATTGTCAAACTATTTCCAATTTATTTCTACACTTTGATCTCGTTTTAATTCTATATTTTTCTTCACTCCATTACAAACTAAAACTGTTTTTCCATCAGCTTTTGCTGTTACTTTTGTGCTTTGTATTTTTTTATTTTTCCACACCATTGAAATCTCAAAACCACCTCGTGCACAAACACTATCTATAGATCCTGTTTCCCATGCATTAGGTAATGCAGGCAATAAATAAATAGTGTCTTCTGTAGATTGTATAATCATTTCAATAACCGCTGAAGCACCACCAAAATTACCATCAATTTGAAATGGTGGGTGTGCATCTAAAAGATTCGGATAAGTTCCTCCCCCAGCATGAAAAGTTGTTTTCAATCCGCTAGGCTCAACATATCGCAATAATTCACGATACATTTTATAAGCTCTATTGCCATCCCAAAGTCTAGCCCATAGATTTATTCGCCAACCTTTAGACCAACCTGTAGTTTCATCTCCTTTAATTTCCAATGATTCTTTAGAAGCATTTGCTAATTCGGGGGTTGTTTTTGGGTGAATTTGATGCCCAGGATACAACCCGAAAAGATGCGATTGGTGTCTATGTTTCGGATCTGCATCCTCCCAATCATAATACCATTCTTGTAAATTTCCTTTTTTTCCAATTTGGTATGGATGCAACTTTTTATGGGTTTGGACGACTCTTTCAGTGAAATCATCATCAATACTTAAAACTTCAGACGTTTTTATAAACTGCTCGAACAATTCTCTTATTAAAGCTATATCTGAGGTACAACCATATGATGTGGCTCCTTTATATCCTTCTGGAGTTAAAAACAGATTCTCAGGTGACGTGCCAGGTGATGTCATCCAGTTTCCCTTTTCATCTTGAATCATCCACTCCAAACAAAATTGAACAGCTCCTTTCATCAAAGGATAGGCTTTATTCTTAAGGAATTCTTTATCTTTTGAGAAGATGTAATGTTCCCATAAATGTGTTGATAGCCAAACACCACCCATATTCCAAATAACGGTATTAGGATCACTATTACCAAAATCATTAACCTGATTACTCATTGCCCAGATATCCGAATTATGGTGTGCTGCCCAACCTCCTATGCCATAAAAATTCTTAGCTGTAAACTTCCCTGTTTCTGCAAGTCCTTCAATAAAACTAAGCAGAGGTAAATGCATTTCAGACAAGTTTCCTATTTCTGCTAACCAATAATTTTCTTCAACATTTATATTCATGGTATAATTACTACTCCATGGTGGTCGTAAATATGGGTTCCAAATACCTTGTAAATTAGCTGGCACACCTTCTGTTCTTGAACTTGAAATAAGTAAATACCGCCCAAATTGAAAATATAAAATTTCTAAATTCTTATCTTCATGTCCTTCCGCATAACGCTTCAATCGCCCATTAGTGGGCAGATTGGGTGCTTTGGTTTCTCCTAAATCTAAACTAAGTCTATTAAAAAAAGATTGATAATCATTTATGTGATTTTGTTTTAAGTCATCAAACCTTTTTTCAGAAGCTTTATCTAACACTTTCTGAGCTAGAAATTGATTATCTTTCCCTTCTGTTACAGGGTTTTTATCAAATCCATTAAAACTTGTATCAATAGAAATCAATAAAACAACTTCGGTGCAACCGGACATTACAAGCGTTCCATTTTTGTAAGTTACAGTGCCATCGGTATTATTTACCTTAATTAAAGAAGTAAATCTGGTTCCCTTATTTTTATCAAATAATACTGCATTTGGCATATCACCCATGTAACTAGGTTCTGCATGATAAGGTGCATAGCCATTTACAACAAGTGTATTCAGTTTGCTAGTGACATCATATTTCAATAAACTTTCAAATTCTACTGTACCACTAATTGTTTTCTTTTTATCACTAGAAAGTCGAATAACCATTACTTGGTCTGGGTTCGATACAAAATATTCTCGTTTAAAGGTTGTCTCGTTAACTTTGTAGCTTACTTTTGAAATAGCATTACTTATATCTAGTTCTCGATAATATTCTTTTACTTCTCCTTGATTCTGAAAATTGATTTTAAGAGTCCCTAAAGGTGCAAACGATTCAGAAAAAACGCCTCGTGTTAATTTGTTAAGAGAATCTGCAAGTTTGTAGTTATGATCTTTAAGAGCTGCTCTTACTAATGGAATGCTTTTATAAGATTCTGGACGCATGTTCGGGTCTTCAGGTTCTCCTGACCACAATGTGGCATCATTCAAATAAATTTTATCAGAATGTACACTTCCAAATACAGACGCACCTAGTTTTCCATTTCCTAACACTAAGCTCTCTTCAAAAGCAGTCGCAGGGGCATTATACCACAGGAGATTTTTTGATTGTCCATAAGAAAACAGACAATTACTAAAACAGGTGAAAATGATTATTTGTATAACTGTTCTCATAATTAAAATAGGTTTGAAATTATGAGAACAAGTTAATTCTAATTGAAATGAAAATCAATTATTTTGGAAATTTATCTCGAATCTTATCTAGACTCAAATTATGAATACTACCAACATGCGAGTGCTTTTTAGAAGTATCTGGAACATACGTACCATTTTGTACTTCGCCTCCTATTTTTTGATATGCTTCTCTAAAACTTTGTCCTTCAACCACAAGCGTATTAATGTTATCAACCGTAAATAGGTATTTGTACAAATCGTTATGCACGTCAACATCTTTCACTATAACTTGTTTGATCGAAAAATTGAAAATATCTAAAATATCTTTCACATCTTCAAAAGCAGCAATCATGTTTTCTTTTAACAACTGAAAATCTCTATGATAACCACTTGGCAGATTATTGGTTATTAAAAGCATTTCGGTTTGAAGCGCTTGTATTTTGTTGCATTTACCACGAATCAACTCAAAAACATCTGGATTCTTTTTGTGTGGCATAATGCTACTTCCCGTTGTTAATTCATCTGGAAACGATATAAAACCAAAATTCTGACTCATATATAAGCACACATCCATCGCAAAACGACTCATCGTGTTACATAAACTACCTAAACTGGCTGCAATGGTGCGTTCGCTTTTTCCTCTACTCATTTGAGCAGCAACTACATTGTATTTTAAAGTAGCAAAATTCATTTCTTTGGTAGTCAATTCTCTATCAATAGGAAAAGAACTTCCATAACCCGCAGCTGAACCTAATGGATTTTGATCGACTGTTTTAAATGCGGCATCTAATAAATATACATCATCTATTAAAACTTCTGCATACGCCGAAAACCACAACCCGAACGATGATGGCATAGCCACTTGCAAATGCGTATACCCAGGAAGCACTTTGTCTTTATAAGTATCTGCCAAACCTAAAAGGGTTTCGAAAAGTGTTTGCGTTTTTTGTTTTACAGTGCCTAAATTTTCTTTGTAGTACAATTGTAAAGCCACTAAAACTTGGTCGTTTCTTGAACGTGCCGTATGGATTTTTTTACCAACTTCGCCTAAAGTTTTAGTCAATTCGAATTCAATTTTAGAGTGCACATCTTCAAACTGTGAGTCTATAACAAAAGTACCGTTATCTATTTGAGCCTCTAAAATTTTTAAGCCGCCTAATAATTCCACCAATTCATGTGCATTTAAAATACCCACTTTTTGTAGCATTTTAGCATGCGCTCTTGATGCTATTACATCGTATTTCGCTATATGTATATCAATTTCTCGATCGTTTCCAACGGTGAATTGTTCTATTTTTTTATCTATTGAAATACCTTTATCCCAGAGTTTCATTTTGTAATGTTTATTTGTTCAACTGTTGAATTGTTTATTCGATGTGTTTATTACACAATTACCCGATTCAACAATTCAACATATATTTTTATTCCTTCTTCAATTTCATGTAAATAAATAAATTCATCTGCTGAATGCGACCGTGTGCTATCGCCAGGACCCATTTTTAATGATTTACATGATAACCATGCTTGATCGGATAATGTTGGTGATCCATAAGTGGTTCTTCCCATAGCTATTCCTGCTTTTATTAAATCATGATTTACTGGAATAGACGAAGAATTTAGATGTAAACTACGTGGTACAATGCTAGAACATGGTGCGTTTTTTTGTAAAAACTCTGCAATTTCAGCATTGGTATATTTATCGTTTACACGTACATCTATGACTAATTCTACGTCGGCAGGCACCACATTATGTTGTTTTCCAGCATTTATTTGTGTGACTGTTAATTTCACATCACCTAAGGCTTCCGAACTTTTTTCAAAGGTCAAATCTTTAAACCACTGCAGTGTTTCTATGGTTTTATAAATTGGATTATCGTTGTTTGGATGTGCTGCATGACTCGCCGTTCCTTTTACTTTCGCATCAAAAACTACTAAACCTTTTTCGGCAACTGCCAAATTCATCAATGTTGGTTCGCCTACTATTGCTACATCAATTTTCGGAATAATTTTCAGCATGCTGTTTAAACCGTTAGGTCCGCTACTTTCTTCTTCCGCGGAAGCAACCAAAACTAAATTATATTTTAAATCTTTATGATTGTAATAATGTGTGAAGGTTGCTATTAAAGACACCAAACATCCACCTGCATCATTACTACCAAGACCGTACAATTTACCATCTTCAACAATAGCTTTAAATGGGTCTTTTGTGTAGGCTGTATTAGGTTTTACAGTGTCGTGGTGCGAATTAAGTAACATATTAGGTTTGCTAGCATCGAAGTACTTATTTACAGCCCATACGTTATTATTTGTTCGTTTATAATCTATGTTATAGCGCTTAAACCAAGCTTCAATATGAGATGCGGTTTGATCTTCTTCAGAAGAAAAAGACTCGGTTTCTATTAACTGTTTTAATAGCGCAATCGCATCGCTTGTTAATTCTTGTATTGCCATATTATAAAGTTATTCTTGTAAAATTATCATTCTCTTGGGTTAACATCGAAGTGTTTCCCATATTTATGGTTTTTACACCCTGATTTAAAGCATCAAAACAGTTTTCCAACTTAGGAAGCATGCCATCAGCAATGATACCTTGTTCTAGTAATTCTTTATATAAAGTAACATCGATGTGTTTTATCACGGATTTTTTATCCTTGATGTCTCTTAAAACACCATCCAATTCAAAACAATAATAAATAGATGTTTCGTAAAGCTCACTCATTCCAACGGCTACTTGCGAAGTAATGGTGTCTGCGTTCGTGTTTAACAACTGCCCTTTACCATCGTGGGTAATGGCACAAAAAACAGGTGTAAAATCGGCTTGAATTAATTTATCAATAGACTTGTGAGCCACTTTTTTAACATCGCCCACAAAACCAAAATCAACCTCTTTTACGGGTCTTTTTTCTGAAGCGATACTATTTATATCGGCACCCGTTAACCCAATAGCATCTACTTGTAATGACTGTAGCTGTGCGACAATATTTTTATTTACCAACCCACCATACACCATGGTGATTACTTCTAAAGTTTCCGCATCGGTGATGCGTCTGCCGTTTACCATTTTAGATTCAATGCCCAATTTAGCAGCCACATGTGTAGCTCGTTTTCCACCACCGTGTACTAAAATTTTTTTCCCTTTTAAGTTAGCAAATAGTTTTAGAAAAGCCTTTAAAGACGCATTGTCTTCAATAATATTTCCTCCTATTTTTACTATGGATAGTTTTTCCATTTTATAATTTAGTTATCATCTATCATACTGAGAACTAAAAACAAACAGATTGCTTCGTTCCTCGCAATGACACTATGAATTTACTTTATATTTTCTAATATTTTTTTTAACACCAACTGCGCTGCATACGTTCTGTTATTGGCTTGTTCTATTACCAATGAATTTTCACCATCTAAAACCGCATCTTCAACGATGACGTTTCGTCTTACAGGCAAACAATGCATAAATTTAGCATCCCCCAATTTTTTATTGGTAATCATCCAATTCGGGTCGGTATTTAATACTTTTCCGTAATCATTATAACTACTCCAATTTTTCACGTATACAAAATCGGCATTCTTAAATGCTTCTTCTTGATTGTAATTGATGGCTGTATTTCCTGTAATTTCTGGGTTTAACTCATAACCTTCTGGATGCGTAATTACAAAGTCCACATCCATTTTCTGCATGGATTGCACAAAACTATTTGCCACGGCATGTGGCAACGATTTTATGTGTGGCGCCCAACTTAAAACCACTTTTGGTTTTGATTTTTTTGTTTGTTCAGAAATAGTAAGTGCATCGGTAAGTCCTTGAAGCGGATGTCCAGTAGCACTTTCCATATTCACAATAGGCACAGAAGCATATTTTACAAACGATTTAAGCACGTGCTCACTTTCATCCTTTACTTTATCAGTTAAGGTTGGAAATGCTCTTACTGCAATAATATCACAGTATTGAGATACTACCGCTGCTGCTTCTTTAATGTGCTCTGCTGTGTTTCCATTCATAACAGTACCGTCTCCAAATTCGATTCCCCAAGCATCTCCCGACACATTCATAACTATAGGGTCCATACCTAAATTTAAGGCTGCTTTTTGAGTACTTAAACGCGTACGTAAACTCGAGTTAAAAAACAACAAACCAAGTGTTTTATGTTTTCCTAAATCGATATGTTTAAGCGGATTTGCTTTTAATGCTTTCGCTTCCTCAATCCATGAATGGATATTATCTATATCGTGTATGGAGGTGTAATTCTTCATTTGTAAATTATTTTATTTTGGTAAACGACACTTTGTTATTTATAGCATTTATGATGAAATCATCTTCAAGTCCGTTTACAATCCAAGTTTCTATGTTTGCTTTTTTTGCAACAGAAGCAGCTTCAATTTTTGACTCCATCCCTCCACTTCCATGAGATGATTTTGAGTTAACTACTTGTTTTGCTAATACTTCAAAATCTTCCACCAACTCAATCGTTTTTGGTGTTCCGTTTTCCATCGATTCTTTGGTGTAAATACCATGGGTATTGGTTGCAATAATGAATAAATCAGCCTTTAAAAGTGATGCAGTTAATGCCCCTAACTTATCGTTATCACCAAATTTAATTTCATCGGTAGCAACGGTATCATTTTCATTAATAATGGGGATGTAATTATTACTCACCAATACATTAATCGTATTAACAATATTTGTTCTACTTTGTTCTCTTTCAAAATCCGAATAAGACAATAAACACTGTGAGGTTAACAACCCGCTTTCTCTAAAAATTTCCTGATAAATACGAATTAAGTGTGGCTGACCAATAGATGCCAAAGCTTGTTTAACAGTAATTTCTTTGCCCTTGCTTTCTAGTTTTACAAACTGTTTTGCCGCTGCAATAGCCCCCGAACTTACTATAATAAACTCGTAAGTATCTTGAAGCTTTGCTATTTGATTTGCTAAATCTTCAATTTTACCTCTAGAAATATTATCGGTTTCCTTAGTTAGGGTATTAGAACCAACTTTTAGTAGGATGCGCTTCTTTTTCTGCATTATCTTATTTGTCCATTGCCATGAATAAACCATTTATTAGTCACTAAATGTTGCAAACCAATTGGACCTCTTTGGTGTAATTTATCAGTACTAATGGCTAATTCGCCCCCTAACCCTAATTGGCTTCCATCAGTAAAACGCGTAGAAGCGTTGTGATATACAGCCGCGGTATCTACATTTTCCATAAAGGTTTCAGCAACCGCATTATTTGTTGTAATAATAGATGATGAATGACCTCCAGAATATTTGTTTATCATCGCAATAGTAGCTTCATTAGATTCTATTTCCGCGATAGCGATTTTATAGTCTAAAAATTCTTTATACCAAATGTCATCCGACTGGATGGCTTCCACATTATCAAATTTTGAAATATAAGAATCGCCTAAAATCTGTACGTTAAATTCCTTAAGTTTTGAAATCAATGTTTTGATAAAAGCTTCTTTATTAGGGAGATTTTTATCAATCAACACTTTATCTAAAGCATTACAGCCAGAAATTTTAGCAGTTTTAGCATTAATAATAACCTTTAAAGCGATATCCAAATCGGCCTCATTATGAACGTACAAGAAATTATTACCCCGACCACTAATAATCACCGGGCAATTAGCGTGTTCTTTCACAAAAGCAATTAAACGTTCGCCACCTCGAGGCACGATTAAATCGAGTTTTTGTGTTGGCTTTTCTAAAAAAGCTTGTGTTTCAGTTCGGTTGAATTGTAAATATTCTACCCATTCTGTTGAAGCACCGTTACTTTTTAAAGCTTGATGCCATAATTCAACTATTTTTAAATTTGATTTTAAAGATTCTTTTCCGCCTTTTAATAAAATTTTATTTCCCGATTTAAAAGCAATTCCCGCAGCTTCTACCGTAACATCTGGACGTGATTCATAAATAATCAAGACGCTTCCAAACGAAGCCGTTTTATTATAAACCTGCATACCGTTATCGTGTTTAAAACTAAAGCGTTCAATACCTACAGGATCTGCTTGCGAAGCTAAATGCGTTACGGATGCAATCATTTCATCTACTTTAGAATCGTCTACTTTTAAACGATCGTACATAGAAATATCATCCCCATTGTATGCATCTAAATCTGTTTTATTAATCTTAATAATGGCCGCTCTTTCTTGTTCCAAAAGTTCTGCCATTGTAAGTAATACAGCGTTTCTTGTTTCTATTGATAATAAAGTATTCATTTTTTTGTTTTTTTTGAGTTGCAAAGCTGTAAAGTTTCAGAGTTTCTAAGCTTTGAAACTTTGAGGCTTTGTTTCTCCATTTTTATTTTTCGACTGTTTTCAAAACTTCGTTTAAAGCCTTGAAAAACTGATCGACGTGTGATTTTTTAATAGTTAACGGAGGTAATATTCTAATCAGTCTTTTGTTAGAAGCACCTCCAGTAAATATATGATATTCATAAATGAGTTTTTTTCTAAGTTCTCCAACTTCAAAATCGAATTCTAACCCGATCATTAAACCTCTTCCTTTAATATTTTTTATCTGCGGAATGGTTTTAGCTACAGAAATAAAATATTCTGAAATTTCATTCACATTAGCAATTAGGTTTTCTTCTTCAATGGTATTTAAAACAGCTACACCAGCGGCACAAGCCAAATGATTGCCACCAAACGTGGTACCCAACATACCATATTTTGCTTCAATGTTTGGATGAATTAAAATACCTCCAATTGGAAACCCATTCCCCATGCCCTTAGCTATGGAAATAACTTCTGGGGTTACATTATAATATTGAAAAGCGAAGAATTTACCTGAACGCCCATAACCTGACTGAACCTCATCGGCTATAAGATACGTATTATTTGCTTTACAAAGTGCATCTACTTGCTCAAAAAATTCGGCAGTTCCCTGGTCTAAACCACCAACCCCTTGTATAAATTCTAAAATCACAGCACAAACATCACCTTTTTCTAATTCTTTTTTAACACCTTCAACATCATTTAAAGGTAAAATGGTGACTTTTTGTTGTGCGTTTATAGGGGCAATAATATTAGGATTATCGGTTGCTGCAACAGCTGCCGATGTACGCCCATGAAAACCATTTTTAAAAGCGACAACTCTTGATTTTCCTGTTTTAAAAGACGCTAATTTTAAAGCGTTTTCGTTAGCTTCGGCTCCCGAATTACACAAAAATAATTCATAGCCTTTACATCCTGATAACGATTCAATTT
The genomic region above belongs to Mariniflexile litorale and contains:
- the argB gene encoding acetylglutamate kinase — protein: MEKLSIVKIGGNIIEDNASLKAFLKLFANLKGKKILVHGGGKRATHVAAKLGIESKMVNGRRITDAETLEVITMVYGGLVNKNIVAQLQSLQVDAIGLTGADINSIASEKRPVKEVDFGFVGDVKKVAHKSIDKLIQADFTPVFCAITHDGKGQLLNTNADTITSQVAVGMSELYETSIYYCFELDGVLRDIKDKKSVIKHIDVTLYKELLEQGIIADGMLPKLENCFDALNQGVKTINMGNTSMLTQENDNFTRITL
- a CDS encoding glycoside hydrolase family 95 protein is translated as MRTVIQIIIFTCFSNCLFSYGQSKNLLWYNAPATAFEESLVLGNGKLGASVFGSVHSDKIYLNDATLWSGEPEDPNMRPESYKSIPLVRAALKDHNYKLADSLNKLTRGVFSESFAPLGTLKINFQNQGEVKEYYRELDISNAISKVSYKVNETTFKREYFVSNPDQVMVIRLSSDKKKTISGTVEFESLLKYDVTSKLNTLVVNGYAPYHAEPSYMGDMPNAVLFDKNKGTRFTSLIKVNNTDGTVTYKNGTLVMSGCTEVVLLISIDTSFNGFDKNPVTEGKDNQFLAQKVLDKASEKRFDDLKQNHINDYQSFFNRLSLDLGETKAPNLPTNGRLKRYAEGHEDKNLEILYFQFGRYLLISSSRTEGVPANLQGIWNPYLRPPWSSNYTMNINVEENYWLAEIGNLSEMHLPLLSFIEGLAETGKFTAKNFYGIGGWAAHHNSDIWAMSNQVNDFGNSDPNTVIWNMGGVWLSTHLWEHYIFSKDKEFLKNKAYPLMKGAVQFCLEWMIQDEKGNWMTSPGTSPENLFLTPEGYKGATSYGCTSDIALIRELFEQFIKTSEVLSIDDDFTERVVQTHKKLHPYQIGKKGNLQEWYYDWEDADPKHRHQSHLFGLYPGHQIHPKTTPELANASKESLEIKGDETTGWSKGWRINLWARLWDGNRAYKMYRELLRYVEPSGLKTTFHAGGGTYPNLLDAHPPFQIDGNFGGASAVIEMIIQSTEDTIYLLPALPNAWETGSIDSVCARGGFEISMVWKNKKIQSTKVTAKADGKTVLVCNGVKKNIELKRDQSVEINWK
- a CDS encoding M20 family metallo-hydrolase codes for the protein MAIQELTSDAIALLKQLIETESFSSEEDQTASHIEAWFKRYNIDYKRTNNNVWAVNKYFDASKPNMLLNSHHDTVKPNTAYTKDPFKAIVEDGKLYGLGSNDAGGCLVSLIATFTHYYNHKDLKYNLVLVASAEEESSGPNGLNSMLKIIPKIDVAIVGEPTLMNLAVAEKGLVVFDAKVKGTASHAAHPNNDNPIYKTIETLQWFKDLTFEKSSEALGDVKLTVTQINAGKQHNVVPADVELVIDVRVNDKYTNAEIAEFLQKNAPCSSIVPRSLHLNSSSIPVNHDLIKAGIAMGRTTYGSPTLSDQAWLSCKSLKMGPGDSTRSHSADEFIYLHEIEEGIKIYVELLNRVIV
- the argH gene encoding argininosuccinate lyase is translated as MKLWDKGISIDKKIEQFTVGNDREIDIHIAKYDVIASRAHAKMLQKVGILNAHELVELLGGLKILEAQIDNGTFVIDSQFEDVHSKIEFELTKTLGEVGKKIHTARSRNDQVLVALQLYYKENLGTVKQKTQTLFETLLGLADTYKDKVLPGYTHLQVAMPSSFGLWFSAYAEVLIDDVYLLDAAFKTVDQNPLGSAAGYGSSFPIDRELTTKEMNFATLKYNVVAAQMSRGKSERTIAASLGSLCNTMSRFAMDVCLYMSQNFGFISFPDELTTGSSIMPHKKNPDVFELIRGKCNKIQALQTEMLLITNNLPSGYHRDFQLLKENMIAAFEDVKDILDIFNFSIKQVIVKDVDVHNDLYKYLFTVDNINTLVVEGQSFREAYQKIGGEVQNGTYVPDTSKKHSHVGSIHNLSLDKIRDKFPK